The DNA window TATCACTTTTTAGATAAAAATTCTTTCTTCCAACTTGTGAGAATCCAATTTTACCTGCATCCCGATACTTTTGTAATGCTTTAGGGCCAATGCATAAAATGGAACAAACTTGTTGTGTGTCTAGCCATATCAATAAATCGGCTGGAGTATGCCTTAAACATAATATTCCAACATACTTTTCGAGGTGATTTATGCGATCCAGCATTTTATTAAAAACGTTTTTCTCTAGCATAATAAATTCTTTGTCCATATAGTTTTGATTTAAGTGATGAGACATAAATGCGAAATTAATATACAATTAATCAGTCATTTTTTTCGACGTCTGCTATACATATCTTTTTCGATTTCGACCCTGATTTCTTCGGCTGTTTTTCTTCTTCCTTTTGCAATCCATTCTATCAGTTCTTCTTCGAAAAAGAATAGCTTTTTGCCACGCTTATAACTTGGCAATAGACCTTTTCGGACTAATGCATAAACTGTCGG is part of the Dysgonomonas mossii genome and encodes:
- a CDS encoding helix-turn-helix domain-containing protein; the protein is MDKEFIMLEKNVFNKMLDRINHLEKYVGILCLRHTPADLLIWLDTQQVCSILCIGPKALQKYRDAGKIGFSQVGRKNFYLKSDIEVFLKTVVKVKNKYNKR
- a CDS encoding helix-turn-helix domain-containing protein — its product is MMCTEITFEKLPEALSYLIKSVSEIKSMIEDRKRLDSPRGKIPIGIDEACCIIQKAKPTVYALVRKGLLPSYKRGKKLFFFEEELIEWIAKGRRKTAEEIRVEIEKDMYSRRRKK